A window of the Virgibacillus pantothenticus genome harbors these coding sequences:
- a CDS encoding TetR/AcrR family transcriptional regulator, translated as MPRIVNHEKKRKSIAEAAWSIIKKEGIEKASIRRVAIEAGMSAGALRHYFSTKDEMLLFIMDYYLEEGKKRSQSKSWSDNPLQAVAEVLLELIPIDEEKKIETSVWWILALQSLTSDTLKEKKDEMTNGMYELASSMIEILVLQGILSDSTNVKLEKSRLAALIDGLSIHALLRPDVYSPDKVKEVIRYHLETLCNESQLS; from the coding sequence ATGCCAAGGATTGTTAATCATGAAAAAAAGAGGAAGTCAATTGCTGAGGCCGCTTGGAGTATTATTAAGAAAGAGGGAATCGAAAAAGCATCTATAAGAAGAGTTGCTATTGAAGCAGGCATGTCTGCTGGAGCGTTAAGACATTATTTTTCAACTAAGGATGAAATGTTATTATTTATCATGGATTATTATCTGGAAGAAGGGAAAAAACGTTCTCAAAGTAAAAGTTGGTCAGACAATCCATTGCAGGCGGTTGCGGAAGTTTTATTAGAGCTTATACCAATTGATGAAGAAAAGAAAATCGAAACGAGTGTTTGGTGGATCCTTGCACTTCAGTCACTTACAAGTGATACTTTAAAAGAAAAAAAAGATGAAATGACTAACGGTATGTATGAATTAGCAAGTTCAATGATCGAGATATTAGTTCTACAAGGGATTTTATCTGATTCAACTAATGTAAAATTAGAAAAGAGTAGGCTTGCGGCATTAATTGATGGATTGTCCATTCATGCTCTGTTAAGACCTGACGTCTACTCTCCAGATAAGGTGAAGGAAGTAATCCGTTATCATTTAGAAACACTCTGCAATGAAAGTCAATTGAGTTAG
- a CDS encoding GAP family protein, with protein sequence MIESIEALMPSSSIDTSIALLIISICALIDILSPGVLAVTAYLLLTQPNQLSSRLLVFLFITQFGYFGVGLFLYFGGDSLLKGIGKLSEFDFINWFYLLFGAVMALISFCKPNDNTKKRLISFIPQKTTMKGMIMLGIIVFLIEFVTALPYFYSILLMNHLTIEPSSSIFIIIGYNLVMVLPSLLLLGVNIMFKERLQQFLNKIRSKLNEAPISSLLVAIGVVGAVFFNIGLRGILN encoded by the coding sequence TTGATCGAAAGTATTGAAGCATTGATGCCTTCTTCATCAATAGACACATCGATAGCTTTGCTAATTATTTCTATTTGCGCATTAATTGATATATTAAGTCCTGGTGTACTTGCTGTAACAGCTTATTTATTATTGACACAGCCTAATCAATTATCTTCTCGCTTGCTTGTTTTTTTGTTTATTACGCAGTTTGGCTACTTCGGAGTGGGCTTATTCCTATACTTTGGTGGAGATTCACTATTGAAAGGAATCGGAAAATTATCTGAATTTGACTTTATCAATTGGTTTTATCTCCTTTTTGGAGCAGTTATGGCTCTAATTAGCTTCTGTAAACCAAATGATAATACAAAAAAACGTTTAATTTCATTTATACCCCAAAAAACAACGATGAAAGGGATGATCATGTTAGGTATCATTGTTTTTCTAATTGAATTTGTAACTGCTTTGCCTTACTTTTATTCAATTTTGTTAATGAATCACCTAACAATTGAGCCTTCCTCTTCTATCTTTATTATAATTGGCTACAATCTTGTAATGGTGCTTCCTTCTCTTCTTTTGTTAGGGGTTAATATTATGTTTAAAGAGAGACTGCAACAATTTCTAAATAAAATTAGATCAAAATTAAATGAAGCTCCGATTTCCTCACTGTTGGTAGCGATAGGAGTAGTAGGTGCGGTTTTTTTCAATATCGGTCTTAGAGGCATATTAAATTAA
- a CDS encoding acyltransferase family protein yields MNLRHIGSLSPQKEERLYFIDNLRGALTVLVVLHHLVYFSIYNEVLTQGSIGVVMGLLFLAFNQTFFMGTFFLISGYFVPLSIERNGTTRFIKDRSIRFLIPFIFYIFILSQVQAIEAYILNQEPFTWQTYFSHLTYGPMWYVELLFVFVCLYAVWAKFMSKNKLSVVRQSTPPTYRMFTVFVMILAAGYFTIRLWVPALDLPGGSPKVQSFVGLFTASGYDLPQYVGLFILGIIAYQRNWFRNTPDSMGRAGFGIAIGASILLLPLVLLFGVDGLQFSGGWNWTSLVYSLWEALFCVGVILGLIIFFRKRVFHQGKGWSFLSAHSFVIYIIHIPIIAIVIAGLKVIHFPPSFMFLAMILITIPLCFLLNYIIKQIPFASKIL; encoded by the coding sequence ATGAATTTAAGACATATAGGGAGCTTGTCTCCCCAAAAGGAAGAACGATTATATTTTATTGATAACCTAAGAGGAGCTCTTACAGTGTTGGTTGTGCTTCATCATTTGGTGTATTTTTCCATCTATAACGAGGTATTAACACAAGGTTCTATTGGGGTTGTAATGGGTCTTCTATTCCTTGCTTTTAACCAGACTTTCTTTATGGGGACATTTTTTCTTATTTCTGGTTACTTTGTCCCTTTATCTATTGAACGAAATGGGACAACTCGGTTTATCAAAGATAGATCTATCCGATTCCTAATCCCATTTATCTTCTATATTTTCATTCTTAGCCAAGTTCAAGCAATTGAAGCCTATATACTTAACCAAGAGCCATTTACATGGCAAACCTATTTTTCACATTTAACTTACGGGCCGATGTGGTATGTCGAACTACTTTTCGTATTCGTTTGTTTATACGCAGTCTGGGCGAAGTTTATGAGTAAAAATAAGCTATCAGTAGTTCGGCAGAGTACACCACCCACCTACAGGATGTTTACAGTCTTTGTAATGATATTAGCAGCAGGATACTTCACCATAAGACTGTGGGTTCCTGCTCTTGATTTACCCGGTGGATCTCCCAAGGTTCAATCATTTGTTGGACTTTTTACAGCAAGTGGCTATGATCTCCCGCAATATGTCGGGCTATTCATTTTGGGTATCATCGCTTACCAACGTAATTGGTTTCGAAATACTCCTGATTCTATGGGGAGGGCGGGTTTTGGAATTGCAATTGGGGCATCGATTCTTCTTCTTCCCTTAGTCTTGTTATTTGGGGTAGACGGATTACAGTTTTCTGGTGGCTGGAACTGGACATCTTTGGTTTATTCTCTGTGGGAAGCTCTATTTTGTGTTGGCGTCATTCTCGGATTAATCATATTCTTTCGCAAAAGAGTTTTTCATCAAGGAAAAGGTTGGAGCTTCTTGTCAGCCCATTCTTTCGTGATTTACATCATTCATATACCGATTATCGCTATTGTTATTGCTGGATTGAAGGTCATCCACTTTCCACCATCCTTCATGTTTCTAGCTATGATTCTGATCACGATACCACTTTGCTTCTTGTTAAATTATATAATTAAGCAGATTCCCTTTGCGTCAAAGATTCTTTAG
- a CDS encoding RNA polymerase sigma factor: protein MIEPDRTVWQVRCAFNAFCKRVLKNEAINIFNERQQRQAKEMTFSDLTPQEENQLYTLDQQYEGEEGQSFQVVGKKITPKLLAEALRTLPIEKRKTVLLYYFFDKSDVEIAELLEIPRSTVQYRRTSSFKRLKRFLEEHADDWDD, encoded by the coding sequence ATGATAGAACCAGATCGTACCGTGTGGCAAGTTCGCTGTGCATTTAATGCTTTTTGTAAACGTGTATTGAAGAATGAAGCAATCAATATTTTCAACGAAAGACAACAACGACAAGCAAAGGAGATGACATTTTCTGATCTCACACCACAAGAAGAAAATCAACTCTATACCTTAGATCAGCAATATGAAGGAGAAGAAGGACAAAGTTTTCAAGTGGTTGGAAAGAAAATAACTCCGAAATTACTCGCTGAAGCGTTGCGTACTTTGCCAATAGAAAAGCGTAAGACAGTCCTACTATACTATTTTTTTGATAAATCAGATGTAGAAATAGCCGAACTACTAGAGATTCCTCGTAGTACGGTTCAGTATAGACGGACAAGCTCTTTTAAAAGGTTAAAGCGATTTTTGGAGGAACATGCAGATGACTGGGATGATTGA
- a CDS encoding helix-turn-helix domain-containing protein, with translation MTGMIDANTKDNECGLLPYPIILAANKGDPEAMNYVILHYGSYIASLSMRKLYDERGNTYWGIDVDTHDRLRSKLMQGILAFKI, from the coding sequence ATGACTGGGATGATTGATGCTAACACAAAAGACAACGAATGTGGCTTATTACCGTATCCAATTATTTTAGCTGCAAATAAGGGTGATCCAGAAGCGATGAATTACGTTATTTTGCATTATGGAAGCTATATCGCAAGTTTGTCTATGCGTAAACTTTATGATGAGCGTGGTAATACGTATTGGGGCATTGATGTAGACACACATGATCGTTTACGTTCGAAGCTTATGCAGGGCATTTTAGCTTTCAAGATTTGA
- a CDS encoding SHOCT domain-containing protein codes for MKQNLIPYSMQIAMLKQLLTRKLITEKEYYMVKNKLMKEYGVISDITSWIVFQ; via the coding sequence TTGAAACAGAATTTGATTCCTTATAGTATGCAAATTGCTATGTTAAAACAACTGCTAACCCGTAAATTGATTACTGAGAAAGAATATTACATGGTTAAAAATAAATTAATGAAAGAATATGGTGTTATTTCTGATATTACAAGCTGGATTGTGTTCCAATGA
- a CDS encoding ABC-three component system protein gives MIGMIFVIRETYYNYIAEKMEILATRIKTGGKLNLLGLNIHSETFFRDLLNLIYSYYLKPANVGTANYEAIDLVDSDNKLVVQVTATATTTKINDTLKKDKIKELAESEYNLKFVFISDHADNLRKKTYNNIHNIKFEPSIDIIDKVSILETILQLEIGPLVDVYDFTKKEFGENPSTSNLNSNLVSIINYLASEDLNEVKHVIELNDYGIEEKIEYNELLDIKESTFDEYKIYYGTLDRIYQEFIRQGTNKTVSVFNKITSFYEKEIISKDLSNIEKFFNIIGRVQDYVINSGYLNNIPEEEIEMCVRIIVVDAFIRCKIFKNPRGYTHVVTE, from the coding sequence ATGATTGGAATGATATTTGTGATTAGAGAAACTTACTATAATTATATTGCGGAAAAAATGGAAATACTTGCTACTAGGATAAAAACCGGTGGAAAATTAAATTTATTGGGGTTAAATATTCATTCAGAAACGTTTTTTAGAGATCTTCTGAATCTAATTTACAGTTATTATTTAAAACCTGCAAATGTAGGTACAGCTAACTATGAAGCTATTGATCTTGTTGATTCAGATAATAAATTAGTTGTTCAAGTCACTGCCACGGCAACTACTACTAAAATTAATGATACGTTAAAAAAGGATAAGATTAAGGAACTTGCTGAATCCGAGTATAATTTAAAGTTTGTATTTATTTCAGACCATGCAGATAATTTAAGAAAAAAAACATACAATAATATACATAATATTAAGTTTGAACCTTCAATAGATATCATAGATAAAGTAAGTATTTTAGAAACAATTTTACAACTGGAAATAGGTCCGCTAGTGGATGTATATGATTTTACAAAAAAGGAATTTGGTGAAAATCCGAGTACCTCAAACCTTAATTCTAATCTTGTGTCAATTATCAATTATTTAGCTAGTGAGGACTTAAATGAAGTAAAACATGTAATTGAGTTAAATGATTATGGCATTGAAGAAAAAATCGAATATAACGAATTACTGGATATTAAAGAATCAACTTTTGATGAATATAAAATATATTATGGTACTCTTGATAGAATCTATCAAGAGTTTATTCGACAAGGAACAAATAAAACTGTATCAGTATTTAATAAAATTACTTCATTTTATGAAAAAGAAATTATTTCTAAGGATTTATCGAATATAGAGAAATTTTTTAACATAATCGGAAGAGTACAAGACTATGTTATAAATAGTGGCTATTTAAATAATATACCAGAAGAAGAAATTGAGATGTGCGTGAGAATAATTGTTGTTGATGCTTTTATTCGCTGTAAAATTTTTAAAAATCCGAGGGGGTATACTCATGTTGTTACTGAATGA
- a CDS encoding ABC-three component system middle component 6, with product MLLLNDIKPDMSIYYYASLIIKEIKEKENYDIVSLYKNVKEKYHISLKMYSYCLDWLFLIEAAIIDENGEVSLCT from the coding sequence ATGTTGTTACTGAATGATATTAAACCAGATATGAGTATATACTATTATGCGTCTTTAATTATTAAAGAAATTAAGGAAAAAGAAAATTACGATATTGTGTCGCTCTATAAGAATGTAAAAGAAAAGTATCATATTTCATTAAAAATGTATTCTTATTGTTTAGATTGGCTATTTTTAATTGAAGCTGCAATTATTGACGAGAATGGGGAGGTGTCACTATGTACTTAA